Proteins encoded together in one Lathyrus oleraceus cultivar Zhongwan6 chromosome 5, CAAS_Psat_ZW6_1.0, whole genome shotgun sequence window:
- the LOC127081282 gene encoding uncharacterized protein LOC127081282 gives MLREFMDIFAWSYQDMPGLDTYIVVHRLPLKEECPPVKQKLRRTYLDISKKIKDEVQKQFDAGFLACTSYPPWVANIVLVPKKDDKVRMCVDFYDLNRASSKDDFPPPHIDVLVDNTVQFSVFSFMDGFSGYNQITMSLEDMEKTMFIKIWGTFCYKVMPFGLKNAEATYQRVMVTLFHDMIHKEIECYVDDMIAKSHTEEEHLINLRKLFERLRKFRLRLNPNKCTFGVRSGKLLGFLIGERGIGVDHTKLKAIREMHEPRTKKEVHGFFGRLNYIARFISNLTAACEPMLKLLRMDQAVVWNNNYQREFERIKEYLQEPPVLMPLVEGRPLIMYLTVLDELMGCMDQIKYIFEKPALTGRVACWKIILTEYDIQYMTHQSVEDYQPMKLEFPDEDVLFLKEYYNRPDPDEGLEPGSRWTLMFDGASNALGSSVGALITSPINFHIPFTAKICFDCTNNMVEYEACIYGIEVAIDLRIKYLEVFGDSALVISQINGDWETRRLNLIPYREHVMKLIPYFEEITFDHISREENPLAGILATMASMFKVKWANEAPSINIMRLDEPAFCYANDEAQDDKPWFYDIKRYLEKQEYPKDASIPDKKTLRKLSARFFLSGDMLYKRNHDSVLLRCMDRYEANKIIEEIHEGLFGTHSSGHAMSKKIMRAGYYWMTMEIDCHLHARSCQKCQIYTDKVHVPPVPLNVLTSPWPFTMWGIDMIGRIEPTASNGHRFILVDID, from the exons ATGTTGCGAGAGTTTATGGACATATtcgcttggtcctatcaagacatgcctgggctCGACACGTATATTGTGGTACATAGGCTACCTTTGAAAGAAGAGTGCCCACCTGTTAAGCAGAAGCTTCGAAGGACGTATCTAGATATTTCTAAAAAGATCAAAGATGAAGTGCAAAAgcaatttgatgcaggttttctggcaTGTACTTCTTATCCCCCGTGGGTAGCTAACATTGTtcttgtgcctaagaaagacgacaaggtacgaatgtgtgttgaTTTCTATGATTTGAATAGAGCAAGTTCTAAGGATGATTTCCCGCCccctcacattgatgtattggtcgataacactgtGCAATTCTCGGTATTttctttcatggacggtttctccggttataaccagattacTATGTCCctagaagacatggagaagactatGTTTATCAAAATTTGGGGAACCTTTTGTTACAAAGTtatgccttttggtttgaagaacgcagAGGCAACTTACCAGCGTGTAATGGTAACCCTATTTCATGACATGATCCATAAAGAGATTGAGTGctacgtggatgatatgattgcgaaaTCCCATACAGAGGAGGAACATTTAATCAATTTGCGGAAATTGTTTGAAAGATTGAGGAAGTTCAGGCTAAGGCTAAATCCAAACAAATGTACTTTCGGGGTAAGATCTGGTAAATTACTTGGCTTTCTGATTGGTGAAAGAGGAATTGGGGTTGATCATACAAAACTAAAAGCGATTCGAGAGATGCATGAGCCAAGAACCAAAAAAGAAGTACATGGTTTCTTCGGAAGGTTGAACTATATTGCTAGATTTATCTCCAATCTAACAGCTGCATGTGAACCAATGTTAAAGTTGTTGAGAATGGATCAGGCAGTAGTATGGAACAATAATTATCAAAGAGAATTCGAAAGAATAAAAGAGTACTTGCAGGAACCTCCAGTTCTCATGCCTCTAGTAGAGGGTAGACCCTTAATCATGTATCTCACTGTCCTCGACGAGTTAATGGGGTGT ATGGACCaaatcaagtatatttttgagaagcctgctctcACAGGGAGGGTTGCCTGTTGGAAAATaattttaacagaatatgatatccagtatatGACTCATCAATCTGTGGAAGATTACCAACCGATGAAGTtagagtttcctgatgaagatgtgTTGTTTCTCAAAGAATATTACAACCGACCAGACCCAGATGAAGGCCTAGAACCAGGATCGCGATGGACGCTCATGTTCGACGGTGCTTCAAATGCTTTAGGAAGCAGTGTGGGAGCTCTCATTACTTCTCCCATAAATTTTCATATTCCTTTCACTGCCAAAATTTGTTTTGATTGCACTAATAACATGgttgaatatgaagcttgcatctATGGGATTGAAGTTgctattgatttgagaatcaagtatcttgaaGTATTTGGGGATTCTGCTCTAGTCATTAGCCAAATCAATGGAGATTGGGAGACTCGTCGCCTAAATTTGATTCCATACCGAGAGCACGTGATGAAGTTGATTCCATACTTTGAGGAGATCACGTTCGACCATATTTCAagagaagagaatcctttagCAGGCATATTGGCCACTATGgcatctatgttcaaagtcaaatgggCAAATGAGGCCCCCTCCATTAACATTATGAGATTGGATGAGCCAGCTTTTTGCTATGCTAATGATGAAGCTCAGGATGATAAACCCTGGTTTTATGATATCAAGAGATACCTTGAGAAACAGGAATACCCGAAGGATGCATCTATCCCTGACAAGAAGACATTAAGGAAGCTGTCCGCCAGGTTTTTCTTAAGTGGTGATATGTTGTATAAGAGGAATCATGATTCTGTcctgctcagatgcatggatagatACGAAGCAAACAAAATTATTGAGGAAATCCACGAGGGTTTGTTTGGAACACACTCTAGTGGTCATGCCATGTCGAAAAAGATTatgagagcgggttattattggatgactatggaaaTTGACTGCCACCTTCATGCCAGGTCATGTCAGAAATGCCAAATTTACACCGATAAAGTGCATGTTCCTCCTGTGCCTTTGAATGTTTTGACTTCTCCATGGCCATTCACaatgtggggtattgatatgatcGGGCGCATTGAGCCCACCGCTTCAAATGGACACCGCTTCATCCTAGTGGATATTGACTAa
- the LOC127081283 gene encoding uncharacterized protein LOC127081283 has product MEVPDSERIAATLYLGKSVVDDNLKTKGGLPGFHLSFLLATLDVLVKEENWKAFNVVLTCSVYGIVLFPNVVDFVDINAIHIFMMRNPIPTLLGDIYHSIHYRNHKKRDMMEKFEVIVNSGEFPNVTLMGVRGGINYNPMLPQRQLGYALKGLLEDRSIQESLFYNVADGVEMMKKAAKACNHISCKGKEFFGKKDCVAYPPYMDWIKDKVQTVLLPFLIEKPLYPQEPDHPDLMPREHFNKTLLLNKKWK; this is encoded by the exons ATGGAGGTCCCTGATTCTGAACGTATTGCTGCTACCCTTTATTTGGGAAAATCTGTGGTGGATGATAATCTCAAGACAAAAGGAGGACTCCCTGGATTTCATCTAAGTTTTCTTTTAGCAACTCTAGATGTTTTGGTTAAGGAAGAAAATTGGAAGGCTTTCAATGTTGTTCTAACTTGCAGCGTTTATGGAATTGTTTTGTTTCCCAACGTGGTTGATTTTGTCGATATAAACGCCATTCATATCTTTATGATGCGGAACCCGATACCAACACTTTTGGGGGATATTTATCATTCCATTCATTATAGAAATCACAAAAAGAGAG ATATGATGGAGAAATTTGAGGTGATTGTGAATTCTGGAGAGTTTCCTAATGTGACTCTGATGGGTGTTAGGGGAGGTATAAACTATAATCCCATGCTACCTCAGAGACAATTGGGCTATGCTTTAAAAGGACTTCTAGAGGATAGAAGTATACAAGAGTCTTTGTTCTACAATGTGGCTGATGGTGTTGAAATGATGAAGAAAGCTGCTAAGGCCTGTAATCATATTTCGTGTAAAGGAAAAGAGTTCTTTGGTAAGAAGGATTGTGTTGCTTATCCTCCTTACATGGACTGGATCAAAGATAAAGTTCAAACTGTCTTGTTGCCTTTTCTGATAGAGAAGCCATTGTATCCTCAAGAGCCAGATCACCCTGATTTAATGCCTAGAGAGCACTTCAATAAAACTTTGCTTTTGAACAAGAAGTGGAAGTAG